The Paenibacillus sp. FSL H7-0357 nucleotide sequence CATATCAGCGAGATCATTCATGAGCTTCAGAACAGTATGACCGACTTTCAGGGCTACATGCTGGAGACGAAAAAAAGCCTCGAGCAGCAGGATCACCAGGTAGCGGAAACCCTTGCATCTTTCGAGGCGATTGACGGTTCGATTACCGGAATCAGCAGACAAATTGGACAAATTCATCATAAGGTGGAGCTGACCCGGAAGATTAATTCCCGGCTTGCCGTATCCATTCACTCTGTAGCATCCGTAGCCGAGCAGACAGCTGCGGGCGTTCAGGAGGTCAATGCTTCCAGCACGCAGCAGGACAAGGCGATCCGCGATATTGCCCGGCAGGCAGTGGAGATTAACGATATTTCGCAGCGGCTGTTCACGGAAATTAATATTTTCAAAATAGAAGAGGAGACCGGGGACGTTTCGCCATCCGGTCAGCTGCTGGTATTGGAAGAACACTGGAATGAACTCAACGAACCAACGGAAAAATTACTCGCGATTGCCGAGTGAAGCATTGAGCTGGGTCACCAGCTCCGGAAACCAGTCACTGAGTGCAAGGAATGGAAAGCCCGCCGAGCGGGCTTTTGTTGTATCCATATGCCAGGACTCGGTAATGCCGAAGGGAGACATATCCTCATCTGCAGTTTCGGCCTCAATCACCGCCTGCTTACCCGTGGCTGCTTCAATGATGGAGAGGATCTTCCCAATGGTAAGAGTCCCGTCCGAGCATGCATTTACCGGTCCGGTCAGTTGGGAGAAGCCAAGCCAATACAAGAAGTCCGCCGCCTCATCCGAACGGATGAAGGAGATGGCAGCCTGGGTGTTCGGGATGCCGATCGGCCGGCCTTCGCGGACATGCTCGATGTGAAAAAGCAGCCTCCGCGTATAATCATCCGTTCCCAGCACCATGGGTATGCGCACGGTAGCCACGGGGAATGCGTCCTGCTTCAGCAGAACCGTTTCGGCCAGTCTTTTGCCCTCCTGATAGTTGAAGTCCTCCTTCGCACCTAATCGCAAGGGGTATACTTCAGGGTCGAAGTCAGCTTCGGTCAAAGCTTCCGGCCTTGGATCATAAACCGACAAGCTTGAAGTGAGGATGTACCGTTTAGCGGTGCCGGCAAAAATACGGCCTGCAGCATCAGCCTCATCCGGTGAAAAGCAGATATTGTCATAGACCACATCCCAAGGGGTATCCCCGACGGCTTCGGCAAGCGCTTTGGCGTCCGTACGGTCCACATTCAGCCTGGAGACCTGTTCCCCGAAGCTGTCTTCCGCCCGGCCTCTGGTCAGAATCGTTACCTTGCTGTCTCCCTCACGGAGCAGCCGTTCCACCAGCCGTTTGCCAAAAAATCGGGTTCCCCCAAGCACAAGTATGTTCCTCATTCAATACACTCCTTTATAAATTGAAATAGCTGACCCACCTGAAGCCTTGGGTTAGGCGGCCATCCGCAGCCCGGCATGAGTGCTGCTGCTGCGGCCAGCGGTTGAACGGCTGCTGCTGGCAAAGTGCAGCGCCTGCACGGTACCTGTGCTTACAGCCATCGTAAGTTCCGCTGAATGTTCCTGGCGGAGAAGCTCCAGCATGACAGGGATTTGACCCTGCTCATAAGCATCGGCCAGCGCCGACAAGAGTTGCCGGTAATCGGCATCCAGCGGAACCGCAGGCCCGCCGTCCGCCGACAGATCCTCTCTAACGGCTGCGAGTGCCTGCCGTGCCCGGTGCAGCGCCGATTTCACCGCGCCTTCGGTTGTTTCCAGTTGTTCCGCCGTTTCACCCGCAGAATAGCCCAGCACATCCCGCATCAGAAAGGCCGTCCGCTGCAGCGGAGACTGGTGTTTCATTAGGGCCTGAAAGGCCACTTCAATTTCGGAGATCGTTCCGCCCGTTAACGGCTCTGCCTGTGAATGCCCGCGCTCCAGAGCGCGGCTCAGGGAAGCCCGTCGCCGTGCAGCATCAATCCATGTATTTTTGGCGATCCGCAGCAGCAGGGCTTCTGGATTCGGATTGGCCGGAAATTTGCCGTATCCCAGCGCCTTGGCCCAGGTCTCTTGAGCCAAATCCTCGGCTTCAATGCTGGACCGGGTAAGTGTCAGGCAATAGCGGTTCAGGACTGCTCCAAGCGACTGCAGACTTTTCTCACCGGTATGGTTAACGGTATTGTACTCTTCAAGGGTCATCACGCTTACGCATCTCCTTCTGGCTATCCCATTTAATTTGTTCCCTCTATTATATAAACGAATAGCTCATCATAAAAGATACGCATCATCCGTAAATTTAAAAATTCTGTATGTGCCGTATCCTTTGCCCGCCATGATCCGTTTACAGGGTATAAAGTTAAGGCACATTACAGGAGGTATATAAGAATGAGTATTATTCCCTATGTGATTGAACAAACGAGCAGGGGCGAGCGCTCTTACGACATTTATTCCCGGCTGCTGAAAGACCGGATTGTATTCGTGGGTGCGGCCATTGACGATCAGCTGGCTAACAGCATCATTGCCCAGCTGTTGTTTCTGGCGGCGGATGAGCCGGATAAGGATATTCAGATGTTCATTAACAGCCCGGGCGGCTCAACTACCGCAGGGTTCGGAATTTATGATACGATGCAGGTAATCAAACCGCAGATAAATACAATCTGTACCGGTTTTGCGGCTTCTTTCGCTTCGCTGCTGCTGCTCTCCGGGGCTACAGGCAAACGGTTCGCCCTGCCGAACAGCGAGATTATGATCCACCAGCCGCATGGCGGTGCACAAGGGCAGGCAAGTGATATCGCAATCAGTGCCAAGCGTATTCTGCAGATCCGGGAGAAGGTTGTGCGGATCACTGCGGAGCGCACCGGACAACCGGTGGAGAAGGTCGAAAAGGATATGGACCGGGATTATTTCCTGTCGTCCGAAGAGGCGCTGGAATACGGGATTATTGACAAAATCATTACCAAACTTTAAGCGAATGGAGCGGATGGGTATGCTGGCAGCATTGCAAGGGCAAGAGGTCACCGTTAATTTTCTGGATGGTTCCAGTGTCAGAGGCGGTGTTCTGGAAGAGATCGACGAGCGGTTCGTGAAATACCGTACGGAATATCAGGTACTGTACATTCCGATCAGCTCTATCCGTGCCGTAGCCGTGGAAACGAAGGAGCGGGAGCGTCCCCGCGTCGGATTCGGGCAGTAAGACCGTAATGTTCCGCTGTAACTGGAAGATCCCCGAAGCCCCTAACAAGGGGTTCGGGGATTTTTTTGCATCTAATGAAGTATTCTCGTCATTGCCATTGAGAACGATTATCAATTATACTTGTTTGTAATAAAGTAATATAAAAGTTCTGTAATGGTGGTGTTATATAACAATGGACCTAAAAGTAATGGAACCAGAAGTAACTTCTCCCGCTGAAAAGGATGCTGAGACTCTGCCGGACTGGGATCAGTTGTCCTTCAGACTGTTGTCGGTTCAGGCACTGAGGGGAGACGGGGAGGTTCGGCTGCCCCAGCAGCTGAATTTCTGCTATGCGCTGATTCTGGTGGCAGGCGGAGCAGTCCGGATTCATGTGGATCACCGCCAGGTGGAGCTGTCCGCAGGTTCAGTCTGTCTATGCCTGCCGGAGCAAACGATCGGAACGGCCAAACCGGCCGCCAGCCTGGATATGCATATTTTTTATTTTGAAGTCTATCATTACGGTAAACCGGAGAACGTTCGTGACCATGCAATCCATGACGCACTTCTGTTTCCGCCGGATACCATACTGCCGCACTTTCCAGCTAAGCAAATCTCTTCCGTCTGCAGTGAAGTTTTTCGGATATCCGGGGCTGGACAACAGAACATCAGCTTTCGCGCGCAAATAGATTTTCAGGAGCTGCTGTATGTGATTCGTATGAGCTGCCGGCAGAAGCCCAGAGATACGGGAAGGGCGCTGGAGCAGGCCAAGCAGTACATAGAGGATCACTTCACGGAGCCGCTGACGACTCAGGAGCTGGCGCAAGCCGCCGAGCTCAGCCCTAAGTATTTTGTGGACCTGTTTAAGCGGAAATACGGCAAAAGTGCAGTGGAATACGCCGCCGAACTGCGGCTGCAGCAGGCGAAACGACTGATGGCGGAGAGTGGACTGAAGCTGCGGGATATCGCCCACCGGGTGGGGTATGCCGATGAGTTCTATTTCAGCCGGAAATTCAAAAAGATGATCGGTGTGCCGCCTGCAGTCTATATGAAAAGCCGTCACCGGAAGCTGGTTGCTTATACTCCGGCGGTGCTGGGACAATTGCTGCCGCTGAACCTGACACCCTACGCGGCGGCACTGCATCCGAAATGGACGGAATATTATTATCTGAACTACCGCGGGGATATTCCCGTGCATATCAGCGCGTACCGCAACAACCAGGAATGGCAGGCTAACATTGATCTGCTGAGCCAGTATCCGGCTGACCTGATCATCGCCCGGGATGAGCTGAAGGAGCAGGAGAAAACCGCGCTGGAGAAGATAGCTCCAGTCTATTATAGTCATGGCGGCAGCTGTGATTGGCGTGGACAGTTTCAGGAACTGGCACAGGTTCTGGGCGAGAGCTGGCAAGGGGAGCAGTGGCTGTCAGCGTATGACCGTGAGGTGCGCAGCGCCAAAGAGCTTCTGCACAAAGCGATGGGTGATGAATCTGTTGCTGTGATCCGGATGCTTGGCAGCAAGCTGTATTTGTACTGCAATCACGGCATACTGGACATGCTCTACCGGGAGCTGGACTTAAAGCCGGCCTTTAAGTCCGGCGAAGGTATTTATAACGTGCCGGTTACACTAGAAGAGCTTGCGGCTCTGCCGGCAGATCATTTGTTCATGCTGATCCGCAGAGAGAACGATACGCTGGGCGAGTGGCAGAAGCTGCAGAATCATCCGTTATGGCTGAAGCTTTCTGCGGTTCAGAGACACCGGGTGCATCATATGAGCTCCGATCCCTGGCGTGAGCATTCCGCTTATGCGCAGCTGCGGATGCTCCGGCAGACGCTGCAGCTGCTTGCAGCCAATCGTCCATAAATGTTCCGCCTTTTGTCCATGGTACGGCAGCAGACCCTTCGTTATAATCGAAAATGATAATCATTATCACTTGTTGTGATATAGATTGGACATTTTACAGAGTGGAAGGGGATTTATAGAAAGATGAAAAGATCATTTGGGATAGCAGGACTGATAGCATTATTTGTACTCGTACTTACAGCGTGCGGAGGCAACGGCAACAATACGCCGGCAAATGGGGCCGCAAATGCTGCGGAAACCGCAACAGCAGCTCCGGCGGCTACGGCAGAGGCAACGGCAGAAGCCTCACCGGCAGTAACTGAAGCAGGCACGCGCACGATTGAATATTTAGGGGAGCAATATACGGTACCCGCATCAGCAGAACGGATTGTTATTACCGGAGCAATGGAAGCCATGGAGGATGCGCTGGTGCTGGATGTGCATCCAGTCGGCGCAATTACGTTCAGCGGTGAATTTCCGGAACGCTTCGCTGCCATTACGGACAAGGCTGAATCGATCGGGGAGAAAACCGAGCCGAACTTCGAGACCATCCTGAAGCTGAAGCCGGATGTGATCCTCGGGACTACGAAGTTCAAGCCTGAAGTAGTAGAGCAACTGAAGAAAATCGCTCCGCTCATTCAAGTCTCGCATATCGCCAGCAACTGGGAAGCGAACCTGAATCTGATGGCAGAGCTGACTGGCAAGCAGGAGCAGGCTGCGGCGGAAATCGCCAAATATCAGGCAGCACTGGAAAATGCAAAGGCAGAGCTTGGTGAGAAGCTGAAGGATCAGAAGGTAGTGGCAATACGTATCCGTGCAGGACAAATGTTTATTTTCCCTGCGGCGGTGTTTGTTAACCCTATCTTGTATAACGATCTTGGCCTAAGTGTTCCGGCAGAGGTAGAAGCTGCGAAAGCACAGGAAGGCATTTCGGTCGAGCAGCTGGCGTCAATGAATCCGGATATCCTGTTTATCCAATTTGCTGCTGATGAGAATGCCGAGACTGCAACAGCGCTGGAAGACCTGCAAAGCAATCCGATTATCCAAAAAATTAATGCGATGAAAAATAACAAGACCTTCGTCAATGTAATTGATCCGTTGTCCGAAGGCGGACCGGCATGGAGCCGCATACAATTCCTGCAGGCTGCAGTGGAGCAGTTGAACAAGTAATCTGAGATTGTACAAAAGAGTGGGATGATATGAAATTATCTGCCGGACTAAAGACGACCTCCCTGCTGGTGCTGGGGGTCGTCCTCATTATACTCGTCGGTGTCTTGTCGGTGCTCTATGGCACTAAATCCATCAGCTATAGCACGGTATGGAATGCGCTGTTTCATCTGGACGGGGACAATATTGATCATCTGATTATCCGGACCTCGCGGATGCCGCGGGTGGCCGGGGCGCTGCTGATCGGCGCGTTCCTGGCCGTATCCGGGGCCTTAATGCAAGGGATGACCCGGAATTATCTGGCCTCTCCTTCAATTATGGGGATTAGCGACGGATCTGTATTTGCCATTACGCTATGTATGGTGTTCCTGCCCGGCGCTTCATCCATGACGATGATTCTCTATTCACTGGCAGGCTCGATGCTGGGGGCAGCTTTGGTCTTCGGTACGGCCAAGCTGCTGCCCGGCGGTGCCTCGCCCTTGTCACTGGCCGTCCTGGGTACTATTATCGGCACCTTTCTTGGAGGGGTGTCGCAGGCGCTCGCTACCTATTTTCAAATTTCGCAAAATATCAGCTTTTGGTACAACGCCCGGCTGCATATGATGGACCCGGCGTTAATCAAGCTGGCAATTCCGTTTGCCGTGGTCGGCTTGGCTCTGGGCCTGATGATGGCCCGTTCCGTGACGATGCTCTCGCTTGGTGATGAGACCGCTGCAGGCCTCGGCCTTAAGGTCGCAGTGGTAAAAGGCCTGACGATGCTGAGTGTCGTCATTCTGACGGGAATCTCAGTAGCCATTGCCGGGAAAATAGCCTTTGTCGGCCTCATAATCCCGCATATTACGCGTTATCTGATCGGTCAGGACTACCGCAAGATCATTCCTTTTTCCGCTTTTTTTGGCGCGCTGTTCCTGGCTGCATGCGATCTCATCAGCAGGTTCGTGAATTTTCCGTTTGAAACGCCGATCGGTGTAGTCACCGCTTTGTTTGGGGTTCCCTTTTTCCTCTATTTAATTAAGACAAGAGGGGGTGGCCAGACTTGAGCAAGTCCTATCTTTCACCGAAACCAAAGCGGCTTGCTTTCTGGTCCTTGTTTCTGATCATGTGTGCACTCACGCTGTGTTTCATGTACATTAGCCTGACCAACGGAACCTTCGACCTTTCAGCGAAGGATGTGCTTCGCACTTTACTGCGGATTAATCCCGCCGCAGATCATGACCTCGTTATCTTTGACTTTCGTCTGCCGCGCATTGTACTTGGCGCACTTGTCGGATTCGGGCTGGGAATCGCCGGTGCTGTGCTGCAGGGCATCACCCGCAACTCTCTTGCGGATCCCGGAATTCTCGGTATTCATGCTGCTGCAGGAGCTTTTGTCGTATTGTACATGTTCTTTGCAGCAGGGACGATGAAGACCCCGGACTGGTTTGCGGTCCTGTCCATGCCGATGTTCGGATTTGTGGGCGGGCTGGTTGCCGTCATTCTGCTCTATATCTTCGCCAGGCAGAACGGTGAATTTAATCCGCAGCAGCTGATTCTTGTGGGCATCGCGCTTGCATCCGGCTTTGGGGCAATTACCCTGTTTGTCTCACTCAAAATGGACCCGCAAAACTATGAGATGGCCGCCGTCTGGCTGGCTGGCAGCGTGTACAGCGCGAACTGGAGACAGGTGCTTTCGACCCTGCCCTGGCTGGTGATATTAATTCCAGTGATCTGGAGACGCGCAGCTGTTCTTGATTTAATGCAGCTGCATGAAGTCAGTGTAAAGGGATTAGGTGTCGCTATAGGCAGAGAAAGGCAGATCCTGCTGCTCTGCTGTGTCGGTCTGGTCAGCGCCTGTATCTCCGTGTCCGGTAGCATCGGGTTTGTTGGCCTGATCGCACCGCATATCGCCAGAAGACTGATCGGCAACAGCTATAAGTATATCGTCCCCTTATGCGGCATGATTGGGATGCTGATGGTGGTTATCGGTGATTTTATCGGCAAAACGGTGTTCGCTCCGGCTCAACTGCCGGTAGGCATTGTCATCTCTATCATCGGTGTGCCGTATTTCATTTTTCTTTTGTTCAAGACACGCACGAAATAGGTGCGCTTGAAGGAGGTTAACATCATGGAAGGAACTTATATACAGGAAGAGATTGGCGGCCGCAGGCTGACTCTCTATACTCCGATGTCCTATGGGGAAGAGGGCAGACGGTTTCCGGTTGTTTATCTGCAGGATGATGGCGAAGTGATGGAGCATTCGCTGAATTACCTGGAGCACTTGTTTATAACCAAAGCGCTGCCGGAACTGATTTTTGTCGGCATTACCCCGCATGACCGGAATCATGAATACACACCATGGCCGTCGCCGGCCCTGATGCCGGACAGACCGGATTTTGGCGGTGGCGGCGGAGAATATTTGAAGGAACTTGTCGGGAGGATCAAGCCGTATGTCGACAGCAGCTATCATACTTTGCCAGGACCAGAGCATACGGGCCTGCTTGGCTGCTCCTTCGGCGGACTGATCTCGCTTTATGGATCTTACCTTTATCCCGATGTGTTTGGCAGGATCGGGCTGGTCTCCGCATCGTTCTGGTATGAAGGTATCTTGAATTACATACGCGGACAGAGCAGGACGCTGCCGGAACAGCGGATCTACATGTATGTCGGAGAGCTGGAGGGACTGTACAAGACAAACTTGCAAAAGCAAATGGTCCCGCAGTCGCGCCTCGCGCATGAGCTGCTGCTGGAGCAGGGCTTCAGCGACGAGACATTGCGTTTTGAGACCAACCCTATAGGAACACATGACAGTGTGTTTTTCAGCCAGCAGCTTCCGCATGCCCTGCACTGGCTGTTTGGAGCAGAGCATGCCGGGGGCAGCAGAGTCTGATCCTGTGGTGAGTGAATTAATGGCGGAGCAATCATATAAGGGAGTTTTCCGAAAACCGCGCTGGCGGCTGGAGGGAGACTCCTTTTTTAGTAGATCATGAAGAGAGGATCAACCAGGGACCCTTCGAGAGGGGAGACAGAGGTTGTCTGCTTTGACACTAAGTATTATTTGTATTACTATATGTAATACAAATAATCCGAAACGGAGAGCTTATATGATTATAACTCTAGATTTCAAAAGCGAACTTCCCATCTATGTCCAGCTGCGCAATGAGATAGTGATCGGTATTGGCAGCGGCGGGCTGGAGTGCGGCGAGAAATTGCCGACAGTCAGGCAGATGGCCGCAGACCTTGGCGTAAATGCTATGACCGTAAACAAGGCTTACGCCATTCTGAAGAATGAAGGTTTCATTTCCATAGACCGCAGGCATGGGGCGACCGTCTCGCCAAGCGGAAACGGACAGCCTGAATTCAAAGCCAAACTGGAAAATGAGCTTCGTCTGGTCATCTCTGAAGCAAGTCTGAAGGGAGTCGGGCGGGAGGAGTTCATGCAGCTATGCACAGGGATTTTCTCAACGGTGGCATTTAAACCAGGCACGCTGACGGAATAGGGGAGGTATCCAATGATTACTGTGTTTCTGATGGGAATCGCTTTGTTCATCTTTGCTGTCACCTTTACGATGTACTGGAGCTCAAGCAAGCCGAATGGCATCCTGTGGTTTGGGGTCAGCCTGCCTGCTCATGCGTTGCACAACGAGGAACTGCAGAGGTTGCAGAATTTGTGCAGGACAATGTACAAAAGGTACGGTGCACTCACCCTGCTGATGCTGTTGCCTATGCTGCTGGTACATGCCTACGTTTCTTTAGCAGTCATCTACCTGTTCCTATGGGCAGCCTTGATGATGGCCCTGCTCCGAATCCCTTTTGTCCGGACGCACCGGTCAATTGCTGAACTGAAACGGAAAAATGAATGGTTCGTCGGGGAGAAGCGGATCATGCGTATGGACACCAGACTATCTAATGCTCTGCACAGCAAAGAGGCAAAACTCTCTCTGTTCTTGTACCTTGTTCCGGCGCTAATTGCACTCCTTCCTTTTGGATTCAAGGTTTCTGGGGATGCCTCGTACATTGTACATGCTGCGGGAGGTACTGCGCTGGGAATGACCCTGCTCCTCTTCATCATATCGGCTTCCTTTTACAGAATGAAACCAAGGGTATATACCGTGAACAGCGAGATCAATATCCTGCTTAACAAGACCGCCCGCCGCCGCTGGTCCCGCCTGTGGTTTGGGATTGCTTTGGTTGGCAGCTGTACCGCAGCAATCACTGCCTATGCCGAAACCCTGAACGAAGGCACTGCAGGACTTATATGGAGCCTAGGCATGTTGAGTTTTTCGATTGTACCGATACTGGGCATTGTATATGTACATAATAGCTTAAAGAAACTTGAGGCGGTGGCGCTTGCGGGGGAACAGGAGATTTTATACACGGATGATGATGAGTATTGGATGAACGGGACAACCTATAATAACCCTAATGACCGTTCCATTATGGTGCCGAAGCGGATTGGAATTGGCACTACGATTAATATAGGGACAAAAACGGGTAAATATATATATTACGGCCTTTTTGTGTTTGTGGCGGTAGTAATCATCGGGACCGGATGGATCAGTGTCCAGGCAGAGTTCTCTACACCTGTAATGAAGATCGGCGACAGCGGAACTGTTAAGATTCAATTTCCGATGTACAACTACAGCTTTGCACTAGAGGATGTTCTTGAACTGAAGCTGGTGGATCAATTGCCGGAAGGCGGCAGAAGGACTAACGGTATTGGCACGGACAAAGTGGCTATAGGAAACTTTAAGCTGGATGATTTCGGCAAAAGCAAGCTATACCTCTATAAACAATCCCCTCCGTACATTGTAATCAGATTGCCTAACCTCTATGTGGTTTATAACCATAAGGAGGCATCCGAGACCCGGCAGATTTTTGCGGAGCTGCAAGGGAGGTGAGGAAATTCATTGATTTTAAAATAAATCGTATGAAGCAGACCCCTGCTGTGATACAATAGTCCGGTTGGCCTTGTATACGGGTATCTGTTCAATATAGCTTCTGCTTCTTTGGCGCAATGATGAGAAGAAGCCGAGAAAAACAGAGCATTCTCATGTATTACTATGAATTACAGAGTATTAATAAGGAAACCCGTAGATTTTACAGAAAAGGCATCAGTTTTTGTCGTTTTTTATTGATTTATTCAAAAGTATTCTGTATAATCAGCCTTGTTGATTTTTCATATGGAATAGCCCATGCTTCCGAAGCAAGTTTTGTATAAAGCTATTCTTCTGAAGCAACGCTGACAAAACTTTTTTTGGGAGGTTGTTAATTTTGGGAAAAGCGTTAATTATTGGCGCTGGCGGCGTAGCAAGTGTTGTTGTGCATAAATGCTGTCAGAACCCGGATGTATTTGAAGAGATCTGTATCGCGAGCAGAACCCTTGCGAAATGTGATGCTCTGAAAGATAAATTGGCCGGAGGCCAGACGAAGATTTCTACTGCTCAGCTCGATGCAGATAACACGGACGAGGTCATTGAACTGATCAAGAGCTTCAAGCCGGATGTCGTTATTAATGTCGCTCTCCCATATCAGGACCTGACCATTATGGATGCTTGTCTGGCAACGGGAGTGCATTATGTGGATACCGCCAACTATGAACCACAGGATACTGCTAAATTCGAGTATTCCTGGCAGTGGGCGTACAAAGAAAGATTCGAGAAAGCCGGAATTACCGCGCTGCTCGGCAGCGGCTTTGACCCTGGTGTAACTGGTGTGTTCACGGCTTATGCGCAGAAGCATTATTTTGACGAAATCCATACGATTGATATTGTTGATGCCAACGCGGGCGACCACGGTTATCCGTTTGCCACCAACTTCAATCCTGAAATCAATATCCGCGAAATTACGGCTAACGGACGTTACTTTGAGAATGGCGAGTGGATTGAAACTGCACCGCTGTCCGAGAAAAAAGTCTACGATCTCCCGGAGATCGGTCCGAAGGATATTTACCTGCTGTATCATGAAGAACTGGAATCCCTGGCTGCCAACATCAAGGGTGTGAAGAAAATCCGTTTCTGGATGACCTTCTCGCAGAACTATCTCACTCACCTGAAGGTGCTTGAGAATGTGGGCATGACTTCCATTGAGCCGATCCTTTATGAAGGTAAAGAAATTATTCCTTTGCAGTTCCTGAAGGCGATTCTGCCTGACCCGGCATCCCTGGGACCAAGAACCAAAGGCAAAACCAACATTGGCTGCATCATTCAAGGCACTAAAGACGGCCAGCCAAAAACTTACTATGTGTACAATGTCTGCGATCATGAGGAATGCTACAGAGAGGTTGGCTCCCAAGCCATTTCCTACACCACCGGCGTTCCAGCAATGATCGGGGCTATGCTGATTATAAAAGGCATCTGGAAGAAACCGGGCGTCTACAACGTAGAAGAATTTGATCCGGATCCATTCATGGATGCACTGAACAAACACGGGCTGCCTTGGCAAGAAGATTTCTCGCCAACGCTGCTGGATTAGGGCGTAACGTAATGAAGGATATAGATATCGATATCAGCTCGCTGCCTTCACCCGCTTACCTTGTGGATGAACGGCTGCTGAAGAAGAACCTCGAGACACTGAACTACGTGCAAGAACGTAGTGGTGCGAAAATTCTGCTTGCGCAAAAAGGCTTCTCCATGCATGCCCTGTACCCGCTTGTCGGACAGTACCTGCATGGCGTGACCTCCAGCTCCTTGTTCGAAGCCCGTCTGGGCTTCGAGGAAATGGGCAAAGAGGTGCATGTCTACGCGCCTGCTTATATGGACCGCGAGTTCGATGAGCTGCTCGGTTATACCGACCACATAGTGTTCAACTCGTTTGATCAGTGGAGCCGGTTCAAGGACCGGGTGCAGAATGCTCCGAAGAGAATCAGCTGCGGCATCCGTGTCAATCCGGAATATTCCGAGATTGAAGTGCCGCTTTATGATCCATGCTTCAACTTTTCCCGGATGGGCGTAACTTTGCCGAACTTCCGGCCCGATGAGCTTGAGGGTATCGATGGCCTGCATTTCCATACGATGTGCGAGCAGAACTCGGATACGCTGGAGCGTACGCTTAAGGTCGTGGAAGAGAAATTCGGACAGTACCTGCATGGCATGAAATGGCTGAATTTCGGCGGCGGCCATCATATTACCCGTCCCGATTATGATCTGGAGAAGCTGATC carries:
- a CDS encoding ATP-dependent Clp protease proteolytic subunit, translating into MSIIPYVIEQTSRGERSYDIYSRLLKDRIVFVGAAIDDQLANSIIAQLLFLAADEPDKDIQMFINSPGGSTTAGFGIYDTMQVIKPQINTICTGFAASFASLLLLSGATGKRFALPNSEIMIHQPHGGAQGQASDIAISAKRILQIREKVVRITAERTGQPVEKVEKDMDRDYFLSSEEALEYGIIDKIITKL
- a CDS encoding sigma-70 family RNA polymerase sigma factor, which encodes MTLEEYNTVNHTGEKSLQSLGAVLNRYCLTLTRSSIEAEDLAQETWAKALGYGKFPANPNPEALLLRIAKNTWIDAARRRASLSRALERGHSQAEPLTGGTISEIEVAFQALMKHQSPLQRTAFLMRDVLGYSAGETAEQLETTEGAVKSALHRARQALAAVREDLSADGGPAVPLDADYRQLLSALADAYEQGQIPVMLELLRQEHSAELTMAVSTGTVQALHFASSSRSTAGRSSSTHAGLRMAA
- a CDS encoding helix-turn-helix domain-containing protein, which translates into the protein MDLKVMEPEVTSPAEKDAETLPDWDQLSFRLLSVQALRGDGEVRLPQQLNFCYALILVAGGAVRIHVDHRQVELSAGSVCLCLPEQTIGTAKPAASLDMHIFYFEVYHYGKPENVRDHAIHDALLFPPDTILPHFPAKQISSVCSEVFRISGAGQQNISFRAQIDFQELLYVIRMSCRQKPRDTGRALEQAKQYIEDHFTEPLTTQELAQAAELSPKYFVDLFKRKYGKSAVEYAAELRLQQAKRLMAESGLKLRDIAHRVGYADEFYFSRKFKKMIGVPPAVYMKSRHRKLVAYTPAVLGQLLPLNLTPYAAALHPKWTEYYYLNYRGDIPVHISAYRNNQEWQANIDLLSQYPADLIIARDELKEQEKTALEKIAPVYYSHGGSCDWRGQFQELAQVLGESWQGEQWLSAYDREVRSAKELLHKAMGDESVAVIRMLGSKLYLYCNHGILDMLYRELDLKPAFKSGEGIYNVPVTLEELAALPADHLFMLIRRENDTLGEWQKLQNHPLWLKLSAVQRHRVHHMSSDPWREHSAYAQLRMLRQTLQLLAANRP
- a CDS encoding FecCD family ABC transporter permease, which translates into the protein MCALTLCFMYISLTNGTFDLSAKDVLRTLLRINPAADHDLVIFDFRLPRIVLGALVGFGLGIAGAVLQGITRNSLADPGILGIHAAAGAFVVLYMFFAAGTMKTPDWFAVLSMPMFGFVGGLVAVILLYIFARQNGEFNPQQLILVGIALASGFGAITLFVSLKMDPQNYEMAAVWLAGSVYSANWRQVLSTLPWLVILIPVIWRRAAVLDLMQLHEVSVKGLGVAIGRERQILLLCCVGLVSACISVSGSIGFVGLIAPHIARRLIGNSYKYIVPLCGMIGMLMVVIGDFIGKTVFAPAQLPVGIVISIIGVPYFIFLLFKTRTK
- a CDS encoding NAD-dependent epimerase/dehydratase family protein encodes the protein MRNILVLGGTRFFGKRLVERLLREGDSKVTILTRGRAEDSFGEQVSRLNVDRTDAKALAEAVGDTPWDVVYDNICFSPDEADAAGRIFAGTAKRYILTSSLSVYDPRPEALTEADFDPEVYPLRLGAKEDFNYQEGKRLAETVLLKQDAFPVATVRIPMVLGTDDYTRRLLFHIEHVREGRPIGIPNTQAAISFIRSDEAADFLYWLGFSQLTGPVNACSDGTLTIGKILSIIEAATGKQAVIEAETADEDMSPFGITESWHMDTTKARSAGFPFLALSDWFPELVTQLNASLGNRE
- a CDS encoding FecCD family ABC transporter permease gives rise to the protein MKLSAGLKTTSLLVLGVVLIILVGVLSVLYGTKSISYSTVWNALFHLDGDNIDHLIIRTSRMPRVAGALLIGAFLAVSGALMQGMTRNYLASPSIMGISDGSVFAITLCMVFLPGASSMTMILYSLAGSMLGAALVFGTAKLLPGGASPLSLAVLGTIIGTFLGGVSQALATYFQISQNISFWYNARLHMMDPALIKLAIPFAVVGLALGLMMARSVTMLSLGDETAAGLGLKVAVVKGLTMLSVVILTGISVAIAGKIAFVGLIIPHITRYLIGQDYRKIIPFSAFFGALFLAACDLISRFVNFPFETPIGVVTALFGVPFFLYLIKTRGGGQT
- a CDS encoding ABC transporter substrate-binding protein, which produces MKRSFGIAGLIALFVLVLTACGGNGNNTPANGAANAAETATAAPAATAEATAEASPAVTEAGTRTIEYLGEQYTVPASAERIVITGAMEAMEDALVLDVHPVGAITFSGEFPERFAAITDKAESIGEKTEPNFETILKLKPDVILGTTKFKPEVVEQLKKIAPLIQVSHIASNWEANLNLMAELTGKQEQAAAEIAKYQAALENAKAELGEKLKDQKVVAIRIRAGQMFIFPAAVFVNPILYNDLGLSVPAEVEAAKAQEGISVEQLASMNPDILFIQFAADENAETATALEDLQSNPIIQKINAMKNNKTFVNVIDPLSEGGPAWSRIQFLQAAVEQLNK